The genome window TAACCTTTGCATTCAAACAGCAAGTCTTTTGATCGGTGAAGAGCCAGAATATTCTCGTTTGGCGGCCCGTCTTCTTTCTACATATATTGATGAAGAAGTTCGTTCACAAAAAATCGGTTCTTTTGCCGATGCTGTGAACCAAGGCTTTGATAAAGGTCTGATGTCTGAATCTTTGCACAAGTTCGTTGAGGCGAATAAAGCGGCTTTGTGCGCGGCGATTGAGCCTTACCGCACAGACCGTTTCGAATACTTCGGTCTTCGCACGGTTTATGACCGTTATCTTTTGAAAAACCCGACAACTCGCCAAGTGATTGAGACTCCTCAGTACTTCTTTATGCGCGTGGCTTGTGGTCTTGCGCAAAACGTCGACGAAGCGATCGAATTCTATCGCTTGATCTCTTCTCACGATTACATGGCGTCAACTCCGACATTATTCAACTCTGGAACTCTTCGTCCGCAGATGTCTTCTTGCTATTTGCTCGACTCTCCAGACGATGACTTGCGCGCAATCTATGACAAATACACAGATATCGCTCTTCTTTCTAAATTTGCCGGCGGTATCGGCGTGGCTTTCCACCGCATTCGTTCCCGCGGTTCCCTTATTAAGGGCACAAACGGTCACTCTAACGGGATCATTCCTTGGTTGAAAACTATGGATTCTTCCGTTGCAGCTGTGAACCAAGGCGGCAAACGTAAAGGGGCGGCCTGCGTGTACTTGGAAACTTGGCATGCGGACATCGAGGAGTTCCTCGAAATGCGTGACAACACCGGTGATGAAGCAAAACGCACTCATAACTTGAACTTGGCAAACTGGGTTCCAGATTTGTTCATGAAGCGTGTTGAAACAGACGGCATGTGGTCTTTGTTTGACCCACGTGTAGTTCCTCACTTCACAGATATCTACGGTGATGCTTTCGAAAAAGAATACATCGCAGCCGAAGAAAAGAAAATGTACGTAAAACAAATCAAAGCTCGTGATTTGTACTCTCGTATGATGAAGACCTTGGCGCAAACTGGCAATGGCTGGATGACTTGGAAGGATGCTTCTAATCTGAAAGCCAACCAAGTGGGCCAACCTCAGAACGTGATCCATCTTTCAAATCTCTGCACAGAGATCTTGGAAGTGACTTCTAATAAAGAAACAGCGGTGTGTAACTTGGGTTCTGTGAACTTGGGCCGCCACATCATCAACGGCGAGTTCGATTTCGAAAAATTGGCTAAAACTGTTCGCACAGCTGTGAAGTACTTGGATCGCGTTGTTGATATCAACTTCTACCCTATTGAGACTGCTAAAAACAGCAATCACAAATGGCGTCCAGTGGGTTTGGGCATCATGGGCCTTCAGGATGCATTCTTCCAATTGAAGCTGCCTTTTGATTCTGACAAAGCTCGCGAATTGTCTGCGCGCATTCAAGAAGAGATCTACTACAATGCGATGGTAGCTTCTTGCGAACTCGCTGAAAAGCATGGTCCTCACGGCGCTTACGAGGAAACTCGTGCGGCTCAAGGATTCTTGCAATACGACCTTTGGGGTGTGACTCCAAGTCAGCCTGAGCGTTTTGTGAAATTGAAAGAACGTATCAAAAAGTTTGGCTTGAGAAATTCTCTTGTTATTGCGATTGCTCCAACAGCAACGATTGCTTCTATCGTTGGTTGCTACGAAGCCACTGAGCCGCAAGTAAGTAATCTCTTTAAACGTGAAACTTTGTCTGGCGAGTTCATGCAAATTAATCGCTACTTGGTTTCTGATTTGAAAGCGATGAACCTTTGGAACGAAGACATCCGTAACGAAATCAAAATGATGGATGGTTCGATCCAGGACGTGGCCGCAATTCCGCCGCAATTGAAAGAGATCTACAGAACTGTTTGGGAAATCCCAATGAAAGCGTTGATCGACATGGGTGCGGATCGGGGTGCTTACATCGACCAATCTCAGTCTTTGAACCTCTTCATGGAAAGCCCAACCATCGGCAAGCTTTCTAGCATGTACATGTACGCATGGAAAAAAGGTCTGAAAACGACTTACTACCTCCGTTCACGTCCAGCAACAAGCATTGCTAAGACGACTGTGAAGAAAACAACTGCGAGTGGCTCAACGATCACGGAAACTACGATCGTCGAAGCAGCTCCAAAGAAAGAATACTCTGACGCTGAAGTGATCGCATGTTCTCTGGAAAACCCAGAAGCCTGCGAAGCTTGCCAGTAATCCGCAGACGCGGAGGATGCGTAGGGGCCGGACGGCCCCGGCGCTCGACTTAACTAACTACTAGAAGGATTTTACTACTATGTTGCTCGACCCAGGATTTAATCTCACATTGCGCCCGATGAAATACCCTACCTTCTACGAAATGTATAAGAACGGGATTAAAAACACATGGACTGTAGACGAAGTTGATTTCTCTACGGACCTTGTCGACCTTCACGCCAAAATGACTCCGGCCGAGAAGCACTTGATCTCTCGTCTTGTGGCTTTCTTCGCAACGGGTGATTCTATTGTTGGAAACAACCTTGTTTTGAACCTGTACAAACACGTGAACTCGCCAGAAGGCCGCATGTACTTGTCTCGTCAGCTTTATGAAGAGGCTTTGCACGTTCAGTTCTACCTCACTCTTTTGGACACTTACATTCCTAATCCAGATGAGCGCGCGGAAGCTTTTGCGGCGATTGAAAACATCCCGTCCATTAAGAAAAAAGCTGATTTCTGCTTTAAATGGATCGATTCCGTTCAAGACTTTGAAACTCTTCAAACAAAAGAAGATCGCCGTAAGTTCTTGATGAATATGATCTGCTTCGCAACGTGCGTAGAAGGCTTGTTCTTCTATGCAGCGTTTGCTTACGTATACTTCTTGCGTTCAAAAGGTCTCTTGGCAGGTCTTGCGACGGGCACAAATTGGGTTTTCCGTGACGAATCTATGCACATGGCCTTCGCGTTGGAAGTCATCAAGACAGCTCGCAAAGAAGAGCCGGATTTGTTCAATGAACAAATGGAAGACATGGTTGTTCAAATGCTTGAAGACGCGATCGACTGTGAGATGGAATTTGCTCAAGACGTATTGCAAATGGGCGTTGCCGGCATGTCTGCAAAAGATATGAGACAGTACTTGGAGTTCGTAGCAGACCAACGTTTGGAAAGCTTAAACATTGCTCCTCGCTACAATGTGAAGAACCCGTTTGCGTTCATGGAACTTCAAGATATGCAGGAATTAGCAAACTTCTTCGAAAGAAGAGTTTCTGCATACCAAATGGGAGTTTCCGGAAGCGTGTCTTTCGATGAAACGTTCTAGAGAAGTCCTTCTTTGGGCATTTTTTCTAGCACTGTGTTTCTGGGCAGGTTACCTCAAAGGGTTCCTGCCCTTAACATTTAAGCAGAACCTTTTCACCAAAGGTCCCGTTCGCATTTTGAATGCGACTCCATTTGATTTGCCACAAGACTTTGTCAAAGCGCTTGAAGATGACTTTGGTCAAAAGGTCGAAGTTCAAAGAATTAAAACCTGGGATGAGCTGCAAGCAAAGATGGTCGTAAAAAATGGACCGAACCTGATCTTAGCACCCGCTTACTGGTCTCAGGATCTCGCGAACGAAAACTTGCTTCTACGTTTAAATCCGCTTCGCTCAAAAATTGAAAAACGCCTGTCTCCGGATTTTATTTCTCTTCAAGGGAAGAACTTAAACGTTCTTCCCCTCTATTGGACAGTGACGGAGTTCCGCACCCACAAAGACAGCGCTCTTGGCGACACTCTGGATCAGGCGCTCACAAACAAGAACCTGGCGGAATTGCATCTTTTTCCAGACACGGACCTGATGGCCGTTCATATCAAAGCCTGGTCGAAAAATCCTCAAGTCGGTCTTTTAAAGATTAAAGATATCAGTACTTATCATTTTAATAAGCTTCCGCAAGAGATCGGCAAAAACACTGTCTGGGAAGTTCCACAGGTTTTAAAGATCAAAGACAGCCGCCCTTTGGAAACGCAAAAAAGCAAGGCCTTAGTGATCTATGGCATGATGATTCCGAAGAACTCTATGAATCGCAAAGTGTCTTATCACGTGCTTGAACGCTTGATGGATCAAGATATGGAAGAAATGGCTTTAGCAAAGCTCCCCCTCGGTAGCACATTGCAGGTGTCAGATGGGCCTTTGAGGATTTCTAAAGAACAAAGATCCTCAGAGTTACGTGATTTAAAATTACATGAATTAGTGATTCTCGAAAGACGCTGGCCAGATCTGTTTCAGGATTACTGGCAGAAATTCAACTTTATCTCACCAAATTAAGATAGAGATAACCGCCGGCGGCGTTTGTCACAGGACTGTTATTTGTATCGTAAGCGATCAGCTCAAGCTTAACCGTGTAGATCGCAGCTGTCGGCAAATTACGGATATCAACTGCTACGTCGAACTTGCCCTTGCGGCAAGCCGGCTGTGTGCTACTGCCAGTAACACTGTAAGCAGGGGCTGTCATTGGCGTATTTCCCGTTTGTTTTACGACCGTCACATTAATTTTGTTGCTTGGATAAGTTGAGTAAGCGCAATCGCCACTGATTTCAACTTTTGTATCAGTCGCTGTTGGGTAAAGAGAAACTGCACTTCCGCTGTTTGTAAGCTTTAAACCTGTGGCGCTGGCTGCTTGGTTGGCGCAACCATTGGCAGGACATTTGGAGTTCTCGACGTAGTCGCCCATGAGGCTATCAGAGTATTGATTACATGCCGTCAAGGCGAAGAAACCTAGAACGAGATATGATTTCAAAAGAGGTTTCAAAGACATACGGAGTCCCCCTACCCTTAATCCTATCAAATTATCGGCTTTTCAGAGATAACAAATTAGAAATTCTCAGTCTGAGACGGTTTTAAGTCCTGAAGAGGATTCAGTATGGGCTTTAAACGCTGTTTTATATTCGTAAGAATGCTTTCCAGAAACTCAGGTTGCATAAAGAGGAAGTACACAGAAATCATCACAAATGAGAAATGCAAAAGTCCCATCAAGATTCCGATCGTCAAATGGAAGAAGATCCCTACTATCAACCAAATTTTTCTAAACTTGGGTTGCAGCATGGCTGCCGGGAAATAGATCTCAAAAATTACGCTCGTAAAACTGCCGATGGCAATCACCAGTGGAATATGCCTTAAGAATGTCCAGTCATGATCAACCATCTGTGGATTTGCAAGAACACTCCACAAAGCCGTTCCATCCCACCAGCTTGCACCTTTCAGTTTTTCAAATCCCGTATAGGCGTAAATGATACAAAGCTGGAACTGCATCATGCGCATCATTGCTGATGTCACAAAATCAGACTCCATTCTTATTGGCTTTTTACGGTTGAAAAGATTCAAAATACTGAGACGTGCGCAACTATCCGTGAAGGCGAGATAAAATAAAAACACACCGCAAATTACGTCCGCGCCGAAGATCGCTGCGTAATTCCGGTCCAGGAAGCCCATATGCAGAACCCAAGCAGCAATAGCGACTCCCCGGCCACCAATGCCTAAAAATAGCAATAGCAGCAACAAAACGTAAATCCCATGCACTGTGCCCGCCATGGAATCCGGCCAGAAAAACCAAGCAAAGGTCGGGCGAATAAAGTCGTCCATACTTTCAAGCGCAAGGGCTCGCGGCATAAAAGACTTATCAGTGAAATAAGCAATATTCCATGAGCGCATGAAATAAAGATGCAACATCGTTCCGACGAGCAATAAGCGCATAAAACCAAGATTGATTAACTTTCGTGGGCTAAACCAGAACTGATCCCAGGCCTTCAGAGCTTTATTCAACATGGCAGGACACCTCGCGCTTGATGAGTTCGTTCTGCTTTGAAAGATCTTCCATCGGCTGATTTTTCATAAACGCCGCTTGATCCAGTGGTGGAATCGACTCAACAACAAAATCAATATAGACCGAGCTCGCCCCCGGATGCTGGCGGCAAATTTCCGGAGCAAAAAGTTTTTCTAAGCGCTCTGGATTGAGAATAAAATAGTGCATCAAATAGAGCTCTCGACGTTCACGCGGATCAAAAGTTCCGACATTTTTTAATGCCGGAAAAAAGCCTTCTACAGGATCCTTAACCAACTCCCCGTCGACGTCGGTGAAGTTCACCAAGTAACGAATGTACATTGTATGAGCAGGATCCGGAGAAAAGAAATTCCAAGCTGTGTTAAAGCCTGTTTGATTTGCGTAGGTCGTGATTTGGTGCTCAAAAAAGCGGGCCATGAACGACCCGCCATTAGACATGATAACAACAACAAATAGATGGTAAAGTATCCAAATACTTAAAAGGGACTTTGCAAAAACGAGGAACTTTTTAGAGTTCAGCATCGCCCTCATCAATATCATCCGCTTCGCCTAAGAAAGGCAATTCTTCGGACTCCATTGCTTCTTCTTCATCAACTTCAGCATCAAACTCAGCAATTGCCTGTTGTAACTCTGGATTCTCGACATCAACTTCTACATCCAAAGCTTCACTGGCCGCCACTTCGCCTTCAGCATTTTCGATAGCACCAACCGCCTCTTCTGTCACAACTGGAGCTGACTGACCGGC of Bdellovibrionales bacterium contains these proteins:
- a CDS encoding ribonucleoside-diphosphate reductase subunit alpha, which produces MLNQESNGQGYQSDTTPHMMRVKKRDGTLEPVDVTKIVERVTRCCQGLAQVDPLRVATKAISGLYDGASTKELDNLCIQTASLLIGEEPEYSRLAARLLSTYIDEEVRSQKIGSFADAVNQGFDKGLMSESLHKFVEANKAALCAAIEPYRTDRFEYFGLRTVYDRYLLKNPTTRQVIETPQYFFMRVACGLAQNVDEAIEFYRLISSHDYMASTPTLFNSGTLRPQMSSCYLLDSPDDDLRAIYDKYTDIALLSKFAGGIGVAFHRIRSRGSLIKGTNGHSNGIIPWLKTMDSSVAAVNQGGKRKGAACVYLETWHADIEEFLEMRDNTGDEAKRTHNLNLANWVPDLFMKRVETDGMWSLFDPRVVPHFTDIYGDAFEKEYIAAEEKKMYVKQIKARDLYSRMMKTLAQTGNGWMTWKDASNLKANQVGQPQNVIHLSNLCTEILEVTSNKETAVCNLGSVNLGRHIINGEFDFEKLAKTVRTAVKYLDRVVDINFYPIETAKNSNHKWRPVGLGIMGLQDAFFQLKLPFDSDKARELSARIQEEIYYNAMVASCELAEKHGPHGAYEETRAAQGFLQYDLWGVTPSQPERFVKLKERIKKFGLRNSLVIAIAPTATIASIVGCYEATEPQVSNLFKRETLSGEFMQINRYLVSDLKAMNLWNEDIRNEIKMMDGSIQDVAAIPPQLKEIYRTVWEIPMKALIDMGADRGAYIDQSQSLNLFMESPTIGKLSSMYMYAWKKGLKTTYYLRSRPATSIAKTTVKKTTASGSTITETTIVEAAPKKEYSDAEVIACSLENPEACEACQ
- a CDS encoding ribonucleotide-diphosphate reductase subunit beta, which codes for MLLDPGFNLTLRPMKYPTFYEMYKNGIKNTWTVDEVDFSTDLVDLHAKMTPAEKHLISRLVAFFATGDSIVGNNLVLNLYKHVNSPEGRMYLSRQLYEEALHVQFYLTLLDTYIPNPDERAEAFAAIENIPSIKKKADFCFKWIDSVQDFETLQTKEDRRKFLMNMICFATCVEGLFFYAAFAYVYFLRSKGLLAGLATGTNWVFRDESMHMAFALEVIKTARKEEPDLFNEQMEDMVVQMLEDAIDCEMEFAQDVLQMGVAGMSAKDMRQYLEFVADQRLESLNIAPRYNVKNPFAFMELQDMQELANFFERRVSAYQMGVSGSVSFDETF
- a CDS encoding HTTM domain-containing protein, encoding MLNKALKAWDQFWFSPRKLINLGFMRLLLVGTMLHLYFMRSWNIAYFTDKSFMPRALALESMDDFIRPTFAWFFWPDSMAGTVHGIYVLLLLLLFLGIGGRGVAIAAWVLHMGFLDRNYAAIFGADVICGVFLFYLAFTDSCARLSILNLFNRKKPIRMESDFVTSAMMRMMQFQLCIIYAYTGFEKLKGASWWDGTALWSVLANPQMVDHDWTFLRHIPLVIAIGSFTSVIFEIYFPAAMLQPKFRKIWLIVGIFFHLTIGILMGLLHFSFVMISVYFLFMQPEFLESILTNIKQRLKPILNPLQDLKPSQTENF